In a genomic window of Thermoproteus tenax Kra 1:
- a CDS encoding rhomboid family intramembrane serine protease, producing the protein MRPTLVLLALTAAGFIAGAVLAVVDPRLLILLMLNNEAVLKGAYYELLTSVFVTPSFTDFALNAIALYVLYRIYNSEAGPVEYVAFFAAALAGNFATVAVLPPRTLSAGASGGIFGLFSYYVVADMMKSRQVNWVGPAFLGALFLSSAILPQVNWVAHLGGILGGSAVALAERALAGGRKSN; encoded by the coding sequence GTGAGGCCGACGCTGGTATTGCTCGCGCTGACGGCGGCAGGCTTTATTGCAGGCGCCGTCTTGGCCGTAGTGGATCCCCGCCTGTTGATACTCCTCATGTTGAACAACGAGGCCGTGTTGAAGGGAGCCTACTACGAGCTTTTGACCTCTGTCTTCGTAACGCCGTCTTTCACAGACTTCGCACTGAACGCCATAGCCCTCTATGTGCTGTACCGCATCTACAACTCAGAGGCCGGCCCAGTGGAGTACGTAGCCTTCTTCGCGGCCGCCCTCGCGGGGAACTTCGCCACTGTGGCCGTCCTGCCCCCGAGGACTCTATCGGCGGGAGCGTCGGGAGGCATATTCGGGCTTTTCTCGTACTACGTCGTGGCCGATATGATGAAGTCCCGCCAAGTCAACTGGGTCGGTCCCGCCTTCTTGGGAGCGCTATTTTTGAGTTCGGCCATCTTGCCCCAAGTCAACTGGGTCGCCCATCTGGGCGGCATCCTCGGCGGAAGCGCCGTGGCGCTCGCAGAGCGCGCGCTGGCGGGGGGCCGCAAGTCTAATTAG
- a CDS encoding thymidine kinase: protein MLVAIVGPMFAGKTTELIRLVERQVIAGRRAIVFKPTIDDRYDPDAVAAHNGAKYKAVRVAPDESGVGAIKELSASYQVVAVDEVQFFPPSLAEVLNELADEKLVVAAGLNLDYRGQPFETTMRIMAYADKVVSLTAVCTVCGRPATRTQRLAPGPRIYVGGAGLYEARCRRHHSVPG from the coding sequence GTGTTGGTGGCCATCGTGGGGCCCATGTTCGCCGGCAAGACGACCGAGCTCATCAGGCTTGTGGAGAGACAGGTGATAGCCGGGAGGAGGGCCATCGTCTTCAAACCGACTATAGACGACAGATACGACCCCGACGCCGTGGCGGCGCACAACGGCGCCAAGTACAAGGCGGTTAGGGTCGCTCCCGACGAGTCCGGCGTCGGGGCCATCAAGGAGCTGTCGGCGTCCTACCAAGTCGTGGCCGTGGACGAGGTGCAGTTCTTCCCCCCGTCGTTGGCCGAGGTTTTAAACGAGCTAGCCGACGAGAAGCTCGTGGTAGCGGCCGGGCTCAATCTGGACTACAGAGGACAGCCCTTTGAGACAACCATGAGGATAATGGCCTACGCGGACAAAGTGGTCTCCCTCACCGCCGTCTGCACCGTCTGCGGCAGGCCGGCGACGAGGACCCAGAGGCTCGCCCCAGGACCCAGGATCTACGTGGGAGGCGCAGGCCTGTACGAGGCGCGCTGCAGGAGGCACCACTCGGTCCCCGGCTAG
- a CDS encoding ABC transporter ATP-binding protein, which yields MSVCIAAEGLVKRYGSIEALSGVSFEVKCGESVALLGPNGAGKSTTLRILAGLLRPDAGRASVCGHDVQARSREAKACLGFLPEDAVPFLNLTVRENLQYMAVLRGLPSSAVDEALKLLNIEELADKTAASLSRGNRQRLAIALAVMHKPKVLLLDEPLNYLDIPTQQDAIKLFQSLKSSGSAILVSTHIMSVAERLADRVLVINRGRIVWQGPMEELRERAADAGERIEDVVARLMR from the coding sequence ATGTCCGTCTGCATTGCGGCGGAGGGCCTCGTCAAAAGGTACGGCTCCATCGAGGCCCTCAGCGGGGTGAGCTTCGAGGTGAAGTGCGGCGAGTCCGTGGCCCTCCTCGGCCCGAACGGCGCAGGCAAATCGACGACTCTGAGGATACTCGCGGGCCTCCTCAGACCGGACGCAGGCAGGGCGTCCGTCTGCGGGCACGACGTCCAGGCCAGGTCCAGGGAGGCGAAGGCGTGCCTCGGCTTTCTGCCGGAGGACGCCGTGCCGTTCCTCAATCTGACCGTGAGAGAGAACCTCCAGTATATGGCCGTGCTCCGGGGCCTCCCCAGCTCCGCCGTCGACGAGGCGCTCAAGCTGCTCAACATAGAGGAGCTTGCGGACAAGACGGCGGCCTCGCTCTCAAGGGGCAACAGGCAGAGGCTGGCCATCGCGCTGGCGGTGATGCACAAGCCGAAGGTCCTCCTCCTCGACGAGCCTCTGAACTACCTCGACATCCCCACTCAGCAGGACGCCATCAAGCTCTTCCAGTCTCTGAAGTCCTCCGGGTCGGCCATACTCGTCTCCACGCACATAATGTCGGTGGCCGAGAGGCTCGCGGACAGAGTCCTCGTGATAAACAGAGGGAGGATAGTCTGGCAGGGGCCGATGGAGGAGCTCAGGGAGAGGGCGGCCGACGCAGGCGAGAGGATAGAGGACGTGGTGGCCCGCTTGATGAGATGA
- a CDS encoding aldo/keto reductase codes for MEARSYGPLRISEIGFGAWVLGDMYGRLGRDEARRLVGKALDLGINFFDVADVYGSGKAEQLLGELLAGAEGVVVATKVGYDFYAGGRPRRRYDREYVEVALRRSVERLGRIPDLIQLHNPTAAEIRESSYFLGLRGVYGRFVGVALGPEVDVLEEGLAALQMGYDSIMFVFNILEQQPGLQLIEAGRGRMLLARVPHASEVLTDRFRPRFPGEDHRSLRRPEWLARAREIVEREVAPLARELGYTLGQYALKFVLSFPITSVLVTATSVDELEEYAAASDGRPLPREHLEALLSIPAKYGAELKALER; via the coding sequence GTGGAGGCGCGCTCCTACGGCCCTCTGCGGATCTCCGAGATAGGCTTCGGGGCGTGGGTGCTCGGAGATATGTACGGCAGACTGGGGAGAGACGAGGCGAGGAGGCTGGTGGGGAAGGCCCTCGACCTCGGCATAAACTTCTTCGACGTAGCCGACGTCTACGGCTCAGGCAAGGCGGAGCAGCTGTTGGGCGAGCTGCTCGCCGGCGCCGAGGGCGTAGTGGTGGCCACTAAGGTGGGCTACGACTTCTACGCTGGGGGCAGGCCCAGGAGGAGGTACGACAGAGAGTACGTCGAGGTTGCTCTGAGGAGGTCGGTCGAGAGGCTCGGGAGGATCCCCGACTTGATCCAGCTCCACAACCCCACGGCGGCGGAGATAAGGGAGTCCTCCTACTTCTTGGGCCTCAGAGGAGTCTACGGGAGGTTCGTGGGAGTTGCGCTCGGGCCCGAGGTGGACGTGTTGGAGGAGGGGCTGGCCGCGCTGCAGATGGGCTACGACTCCATAATGTTCGTCTTCAATATACTGGAACAACAGCCCGGCCTCCAGCTCATAGAGGCGGGCAGAGGGAGGATGCTCTTGGCCAGAGTGCCTCACGCCAGCGAGGTTCTGACCGATAGATTTAGGCCTAGGTTCCCCGGCGAGGACCACAGATCCCTCAGAAGGCCCGAGTGGCTGGCCAGAGCCAGAGAGATAGTTGAAAGAGAGGTGGCGCCTCTGGCGAGGGAGCTGGGCTACACCCTGGGCCAGTACGCGTTGAAGTTCGTATTGTCTTTCCCCATAACCTCCGTCCTGGTCACCGCCACGAGCGTCGATGAGCTGGAGGAGTACGCGGCGGCGAGCGACGGGAGGCCGCTGCCGAGGGAGCACCTCGAAGCTCTTTTGTCTATACCGGCCAAATACGGCGCAGAGCTCAAGGCGCTCGAGCGCTAG
- a CDS encoding nicotinamide-nucleotide adenylyltransferase — protein MRAFFPGRFQPPHWGHVRAISAILQEADEVVVGVGSAQFNYLLKDPFTAGERIWMLREGLRDGGVDLARVVVVPIPNVENNLEWLGRVKSYAPPFDVVYTGNPFVALLFREAGVPVKQQPLFDRGRLSSTKVRELLLRGDPGWEELVPPSVARIIKQLGGAERLRIAAQGEAEPHRW, from the coding sequence GTGAGGGCCTTTTTCCCGGGGAGGTTCCAGCCGCCGCACTGGGGCCACGTCAGGGCCATATCGGCAATTCTGCAGGAGGCGGACGAGGTCGTCGTAGGGGTGGGCTCGGCTCAGTTCAACTACCTTCTCAAGGACCCGTTCACAGCCGGCGAGCGTATATGGATGTTGAGGGAGGGCCTCAGAGACGGCGGAGTCGATCTGGCCAGAGTGGTCGTAGTACCCATACCGAACGTGGAGAACAACCTCGAGTGGCTGGGGAGAGTTAAGTCCTACGCCCCTCCTTTCGACGTAGTATACACGGGCAATCCCTTCGTGGCCCTCCTCTTCCGCGAGGCGGGCGTGCCCGTCAAACAGCAGCCGCTCTTCGACAGAGGGAGGCTCAGCTCCACCAAGGTGAGGGAGCTCCTGTTGAGGGGCGACCCAGGTTGGGAGGAGCTCGTCCCGCCCTCAGTGGCCCGGATCATAAAACAGCTGGGCGGCGCCGAGAGGCTGAGGATAGCGGCGCAGGGCGAGGCGGAGCCCCACAGATGGTGA
- a CDS encoding mechanosensitive ion channel family protein — translation MLLQIGLQEALTSLEIQLVNAIPSIILFAVIVLIGYAVAVIVSDIIRAVLKHLFKGEHISVNLIAGAVKAFIILVALSIAFSVLNLGPAFSYVSFIANYLPYLAGAIVLITLGIPMINILVDYMAKQMPQDQFLSVVLGVLRFGLYAVIITIAATLAIFKWVPLSPYIFYDIIMASIVLLFSFAITDKAIEAIAKSHPDEKYITVYGRFVLYAVFILIVVGIITQPMGNVTAIIQTLAWGLAIAFALLLVPLAYAFAKKIAAEVSK, via the coding sequence ATGTTGCTCCAAATAGGTCTACAAGAGGCGCTGACGTCGCTGGAAATTCAATTAGTAAACGCCATCCCATCGATAATTCTGTTCGCAGTCATAGTCTTGATCGGCTACGCCGTTGCGGTCATAGTCTCAGACATCATCCGCGCCGTGTTGAAACATCTGTTCAAAGGGGAGCACATCAGCGTGAACCTCATCGCCGGCGCAGTCAAGGCTTTCATAATATTGGTCGCGCTGTCCATAGCATTCTCAGTCCTCAACCTGGGTCCGGCGTTCAGCTACGTCTCGTTCATAGCCAACTATCTGCCCTATCTGGCCGGTGCCATCGTGCTCATTACTCTCGGAATACCGATGATCAACATACTCGTGGACTATATGGCGAAGCAGATGCCGCAGGATCAGTTCCTCAGCGTTGTGCTAGGCGTCCTCCGCTTCGGCCTCTACGCAGTGATAATAACCATCGCGGCCACCCTCGCCATATTCAAGTGGGTTCCTCTATCGCCCTACATCTTTTACGATATAATTATGGCGTCCATAGTCCTGTTGTTCAGCTTCGCCATCACCGACAAGGCGATTGAGGCCATCGCCAAATCGCACCCAGACGAGAAGTATATAACCGTCTACGGCAGATTCGTCCTCTACGCCGTGTTCATACTGATAGTCGTAGGCATAATCACGCAGCCGATGGGCAACGTCACAGCCATAATACAGACGCTGGCCTGGGGCCTCGCCATAGCCTTCGCCCTGCTGTTGGTGCCGTTGGCCTACGCCTTCGCCAAAAAGATAGCGGCCGAGGTCTCGAAATAA
- a CDS encoding thermopsin: MKAKIIAPILAILVLMALFMHQSAPPAFPPVRPPHGLQVTLPPSWYSGDNAPVGITDYGVYQNVPYSYSTNEFMGNFTIYSAYFDSNSSSYPHSFSIQLNVVLNYTSGGTPRYLWVQDVAVINTATNQLTIVDNIWNITTSNAQLNRKLISGNGKVYTYKGYTYYAYQYPYAITYSYPLSVSLFVTVQLVRGYPVVNFYFVYGGKVVQYDSVTIKVPSTSASYTVEGYSLLPSGLYDDAELVTGGPGGGTSAMPLTYNATYTLQYLSSGRLVSVPHAYDYGADTAETVYKTSDAGANYAAYLGVGTEYFHNLW, translated from the coding sequence ATGAAGGCGAAAATAATTGCCCCAATACTGGCAATATTGGTGTTGATGGCGTTGTTTATGCACCAGTCTGCGCCTCCGGCATTCCCGCCGGTTAGGCCGCCCCACGGCCTACAAGTCACGCTCCCGCCCTCTTGGTACAGCGGCGACAACGCGCCAGTGGGGATAACAGACTATGGCGTATATCAGAACGTGCCCTACTCGTACTCCACAAACGAGTTCATGGGCAATTTCACCATCTACTCGGCCTACTTTGACTCAAACAGCTCCTCTTATCCCCACAGCTTCTCCATACAGCTCAACGTCGTGTTGAACTACACGTCGGGCGGAACGCCGAGGTACCTCTGGGTCCAGGACGTGGCCGTCATAAACACGGCTACAAACCAGCTCACGATTGTGGACAACATCTGGAATATAACTACGAGCAACGCCCAGCTCAATAGAAAGCTTATCAGCGGCAACGGCAAAGTCTACACATATAAAGGCTATACGTATTACGCCTACCAATACCCCTACGCGATCACCTATAGCTATCCACTCTCGGTCTCGCTGTTTGTGACAGTCCAGTTGGTGAGAGGATACCCTGTGGTCAACTTCTACTTCGTCTACGGAGGGAAGGTGGTCCAGTACGACTCTGTGACTATAAAGGTGCCCTCCACCAGCGCCTCCTACACAGTCGAGGGATACTCGCTTCTGCCCAGCGGCCTCTACGACGACGCAGAGCTTGTGACAGGCGGGCCGGGCGGCGGGACCAGCGCCATGCCTCTGACGTATAACGCCACCTACACGTTGCAGTATCTCTCGAGCGGCAGACTCGTCTCAGTGCCGCACGCGTACGACTATGGCGCAGACACCGCCGAGACTGTGTACAAGACCTCTGACGCTGGAGCCAACTACGCCGCCTATCTGGGAGTGGGCACCGAGTACTTCCACAACCTCTGGTGA
- a CDS encoding tRNA (guanine-N1)-methyltransferase has protein sequence MGYLGEVLAAQLRAAGVERIRLPRRFKCSWDPAQCAAVELLLGRRRLCRRGNEAFLAKGVCEEEIRVALTPPPVPKIYIDLGLWDVHTDREKNELVEQIAASIHVVRSQLWDGNLALARTPSEFLERFGRAMRGMRHAVAISPDPPPAGAVFLDPEGPCRADEGLLRGWDSFVVGGVVDKERVYKGASRRLAESAGIPPERRCRIELRGSTVGVPDRINKIIEILLSVRFRGLSLEDAILEAQAKRDKVYRLMRELQRLGPRVPRERALEIAAWLKAGEDVLELAARKARVELV, from the coding sequence GTGGGCTACCTAGGCGAGGTTCTGGCCGCTCAGCTCAGGGCGGCGGGCGTAGAGAGAATACGTCTCCCAAGGCGCTTCAAGTGCTCTTGGGATCCGGCACAGTGCGCCGCCGTGGAGCTCCTGTTGGGCAGAAGGAGGCTCTGCAGAAGGGGGAACGAGGCCTTTCTGGCCAAGGGCGTATGCGAGGAGGAGATACGCGTGGCCCTCACGCCTCCGCCGGTCCCGAAGATCTACATAGACTTGGGACTATGGGATGTACACACAGACAGAGAGAAGAACGAGCTCGTGGAGCAGATAGCGGCCTCGATACACGTGGTGCGCTCCCAGCTCTGGGACGGCAATTTGGCGCTGGCGAGGACGCCCTCCGAGTTTCTGGAGAGGTTCGGGAGGGCCATGAGGGGGATGCGCCACGCGGTGGCGATATCCCCCGATCCTCCGCCCGCCGGCGCCGTCTTCCTCGACCCAGAGGGGCCCTGTAGAGCCGACGAGGGGCTTCTGAGGGGGTGGGACAGCTTTGTGGTGGGAGGAGTGGTGGACAAGGAGAGGGTCTATAAGGGGGCCTCCAGGAGGCTGGCCGAGTCCGCGGGGATCCCGCCGGAGAGGAGGTGCAGGATAGAGCTGAGGGGCTCCACCGTGGGAGTCCCCGACAGAATAAATAAAATCATTGAGATTCTCCTCTCCGTGAGGTTCCGCGGCCTCTCTCTGGAGGACGCAATTCTGGAGGCGCAGGCGAAGAGGGACAAAGTCTACCGCCTTATGAGGGAGCTACAGCGCCTCGGCCCAAGAGTGCCCAGAGAGAGGGCGCTGGAGATAGCGGCCTGGCTTAAAGCGGGCGAGGACGTCTTGGAGCTCGCGGCGAGGAAGGCCAGAGTGGAGCTGGTATGA
- a CDS encoding AAA family ATPase yields MDVIKLYGRERELSLLGRLREPFLAVIYGRRRIGKTALVLKFLEGRPHLYLFVNPKKPWRLLLEEYGEAVKRAAGLPPYVRFQSWEELFDALFSLRGYVVAFDEFQWFLEVAPEVLYILQRMWDVRREKPSIVVTGSVVGMVKRLVAESGSPLFGRADLVLELGELPPSAVFQWLGEMGVSEEEALRLYLLFGGVPYYYRLAERWGVKTAEEAVRALVAGEGAPLRDEVERVLAESLGREYRTHLAILDAVAEGATKLEQIASHAGVKATSLPPYLHELTDVLHILERRRGRRVYYELRDRFYAFWLRAVYRRRETTPEHKLADEAAAALEDFYPWAFEALVREIVPHLYPVPKATREVVAVRSGGRRVQVEVDAFARNEEERLAVLAEAKWGRADPAQILPKLRAAAQTLVPPGWQVKYAIFAREFAQGAEGADLIDLRTLIRRLKNI; encoded by the coding sequence ATGGATGTAATAAAGTTATACGGCCGGGAGAGGGAGTTGTCTCTGTTGGGCCGGCTGAGGGAGCCCTTCCTGGCGGTCATCTACGGCAGAAGGAGGATAGGCAAGACGGCCCTCGTGCTCAAGTTCCTTGAGGGGAGGCCCCACCTCTACCTCTTCGTCAACCCCAAGAAGCCCTGGCGGCTCCTCCTGGAGGAGTATGGGGAGGCGGTCAAAAGGGCGGCTGGCCTCCCGCCGTATGTGAGATTCCAGAGCTGGGAGGAGCTCTTCGACGCCCTCTTCAGCCTGAGGGGGTACGTAGTGGCCTTCGACGAGTTCCAGTGGTTTCTGGAGGTGGCGCCGGAGGTCCTCTACATCCTGCAGAGGATGTGGGACGTCAGACGGGAGAAGCCGTCGATCGTAGTGACGGGGTCTGTGGTGGGGATGGTGAAGAGGCTGGTGGCCGAGTCGGGCTCGCCTCTCTTCGGAAGAGCCGACCTAGTGCTGGAGCTGGGCGAGCTGCCTCCCTCAGCCGTGTTCCAGTGGCTGGGCGAAATGGGCGTGTCGGAGGAGGAGGCCCTTAGGCTGTACCTCCTCTTCGGCGGCGTCCCGTACTACTACAGGCTGGCCGAGAGGTGGGGGGTGAAGACAGCCGAGGAGGCCGTGAGGGCTCTGGTGGCGGGCGAGGGCGCGCCGCTCCGCGACGAGGTGGAGAGAGTCCTCGCCGAGTCGCTTGGGAGGGAGTACAGAACCCACCTCGCAATATTGGACGCGGTGGCCGAGGGCGCCACCAAGCTGGAGCAGATCGCCTCCCACGCCGGCGTTAAAGCCACCTCCCTCCCGCCCTATCTACACGAGCTCACCGACGTCTTACACATCCTAGAGCGCCGGAGGGGCAGAAGGGTCTACTACGAGCTGAGGGACAGATTCTACGCCTTCTGGCTGAGGGCCGTCTACCGCAGGAGGGAGACGACGCCGGAGCACAAACTGGCCGACGAGGCGGCCGCCGCGCTGGAGGACTTCTACCCCTGGGCCTTCGAGGCGCTGGTGCGGGAGATCGTCCCCCACCTCTACCCAGTCCCCAAGGCCACGAGGGAGGTGGTGGCCGTTAGGTCCGGGGGGAGGCGCGTCCAAGTGGAGGTGGACGCCTTCGCCAGAAACGAGGAGGAGAGGTTGGCGGTTCTGGCCGAGGCCAAGTGGGGCCGGGCCGACCCGGCCCAGATACTGCCGAAGCTGAGGGCCGCCGCGCAGACGCTGGTGCCCCCCGGCTGGCAGGTGAAATACGCCATATTCGCCAGAGAGTTCGCGCAGGGCGCCGAGGGGGCCGACCTCATAGACCTCCGGACCCTGATCCGGAGGCTGAAAAATATATAA
- a CDS encoding PaaI family thioesterase produces MTSWGRGLPLEPAAITEVVRRGEPILALIHYEVVEIGDGNACAVFQHTPYAVRIGGVLHGGVIAAALDETLGVAVLTVNHGADQVTVELKINYLEPGRVGPYRVCGQVVRRGSRIVVAEGEVRDANGVVIAKALGTWYILSKAIS; encoded by the coding sequence ATGACCTCCTGGGGCAGAGGCCTCCCGCTGGAGCCTGCGGCGATCACCGAGGTGGTGAGGAGGGGGGAGCCGATCCTTGCGTTGATCCACTACGAGGTAGTGGAGATCGGGGACGGCAATGCCTGCGCCGTCTTTCAACATACTCCCTACGCAGTGAGGATCGGCGGAGTGCTACACGGGGGCGTCATCGCCGCGGCGCTCGACGAGACCCTCGGCGTGGCGGTCCTCACAGTGAACCACGGCGCCGATCAAGTCACTGTGGAGCTCAAGATAAACTATCTGGAGCCCGGGAGGGTTGGGCCCTACAGAGTGTGCGGGCAAGTCGTGAGGAGGGGCTCCAGAATCGTCGTAGCCGAGGGGGAGGTGAGGGACGCAAACGGCGTCGTGATCGCCAAGGCCCTCGGCACCTGGTACATACTCTCTAAGGCGATCTCGTGA
- a CDS encoding pyridoxal-phosphate dependent enzyme: MEVVVKCARCGTERRGDELRCPRCGGPFIIEPQFPYRERARENFPYIRRWISLGEGNTPLVELEGVKFKLEFLNPTGSFKDRGSATLISWLAERGVKRIAEDSSGNAGASIAAYGALAGMEVEVYVPARARGGKLRQIEAYGAKVIKVRGSREEVSRAAERSGAYYASHIWRPEFRDGIRTLAYELGKEAQGQEIYLPTSAGTLLLGVYYGFKHLLDSGVIQEMPRLIAVQTEQVRPLCAAVKGEPYAPPKRVTSVADAIVSTNPPLLPEMAEIIRRHGDCVWVKDAEIGEAWKWLAKRGLLVEPSSAAALAGMWKRGGKGIVVLTGSGLKTL; the protein is encoded by the coding sequence ATGGAGGTCGTAGTTAAATGCGCCAGATGCGGGACGGAGAGGAGGGGGGACGAGCTGAGGTGCCCTAGGTGCGGCGGCCCCTTCATAATAGAGCCCCAGTTCCCCTACCGCGAGAGAGCAAGGGAGAACTTCCCCTATATAAGGAGGTGGATAAGCTTGGGCGAGGGCAACACCCCCCTCGTGGAGCTGGAGGGCGTGAAGTTCAAGCTGGAGTTCCTGAACCCCACCGGCAGCTTCAAGGACAGAGGCTCTGCAACGTTGATCTCCTGGCTGGCGGAAAGGGGAGTAAAGAGGATAGCAGAGGACTCCTCTGGCAACGCCGGGGCCTCCATAGCGGCCTACGGCGCCCTTGCCGGAATGGAGGTCGAGGTCTACGTACCCGCGAGAGCAAGGGGCGGCAAACTGAGGCAGATAGAGGCCTACGGCGCGAAGGTGATCAAGGTCAGAGGCTCTAGGGAGGAGGTCTCGAGGGCCGCCGAGAGGTCGGGCGCCTACTACGCCTCACACATCTGGAGGCCCGAGTTCAGAGACGGGATAAGGACTCTGGCCTACGAGCTCGGTAAAGAGGCCCAGGGACAGGAGATCTATCTCCCCACCTCGGCGGGCACCCTCCTCCTGGGCGTCTACTACGGCTTCAAACACCTTTTAGACTCCGGCGTCATCCAGGAGATGCCCAGGCTTATAGCTGTACAGACAGAGCAGGTGAGACCCCTCTGCGCCGCAGTAAAGGGCGAGCCCTACGCGCCGCCCAAGCGCGTCACCTCAGTGGCCGACGCAATAGTCTCCACCAATCCGCCCCTTCTGCCCGAGATGGCTGAGATTATAAGGCGCCACGGAGACTGCGTGTGGGTAAAGGACGCCGAGATAGGGGAGGCTTGGAAGTGGTTGGCCAAGAGGGGGCTTCTGGTCGAGCCCTCCTCGGCCGCGGCCCTGGCCGGCATGTGGAAAAGGGGCGGAAAGGGGATTGTGGTTCTGACGGGGAGCGGGCTCAAGACGCTATGA
- a CDS encoding gamma-glutamyltransferase — MSWGSKIAVASESYQATYLGMKIAELGGNEADVALAVSLALAYLLPHLNGLGGDFLALVERGGKVEAVMGLGWAPSGIGERPPRFGLASAVVPGMARGLWELHRRYGSLDWGKVVRTVADFLEREAVVHPSLAEALERAELEGPGSSLYRSIPRAPGERYTVAPLLSLYRSIADEGPDALYRALAASLSGELFAPEDFLQYRAEVREPLAVEHEGWTLYEAPPPSLGFAVLLTLKLADQPPRPPPLSYARIKSILSAARRAHWARDKYLGDCEIPWRELLEGRIQLSESERPTPTPGTTYFAVAGREMTISAIQSLYYAFGSRYVERNGVVLNNRASDFTDGPNKPGPRRRPAHTLSAVIALRGDRAVALGASAGHYRPVIYAQLIQNLLYYGMELRRAVWAPRFIWVEGWRAEAERGFEEGPGVHIVDYPSRMGVAAAAVREGKRVGAASDLRGDGAALAK; from the coding sequence ATGAGCTGGGGGAGCAAGATAGCGGTCGCCTCAGAGAGCTATCAAGCGACCTACCTCGGTATGAAGATAGCCGAGCTGGGAGGCAACGAGGCCGACGTAGCCCTCGCAGTCTCCCTAGCGCTCGCCTACCTTCTGCCCCACCTAAACGGCCTCGGCGGAGACTTCCTCGCCTTAGTGGAAAGGGGAGGCAAAGTGGAGGCCGTGATGGGCCTGGGATGGGCGCCGAGCGGGATAGGGGAGAGGCCGCCTAGGTTCGGCCTCGCCTCGGCTGTAGTGCCCGGTATGGCGAGGGGGCTCTGGGAGCTGCACAGGCGGTACGGCTCGCTCGATTGGGGGAAAGTGGTGAGGACTGTGGCCGACTTTTTGGAGCGGGAGGCCGTCGTCCATCCATCGCTCGCCGAGGCTCTAGAGCGCGCGGAGCTGGAGGGGCCTGGGAGCTCGCTTTACCGCTCTATCCCCAGGGCGCCTGGCGAAAGATATACAGTGGCCCCCCTCCTCTCCCTATACCGCTCCATTGCAGACGAGGGGCCAGACGCCCTTTACCGAGCCCTTGCCGCATCGCTTTCCGGCGAGCTCTTCGCGCCCGAGGACTTCCTCCAGTATAGGGCAGAGGTAAGGGAGCCGCTCGCAGTGGAGCACGAGGGGTGGACCCTCTACGAGGCGCCTCCTCCGTCTCTGGGCTTCGCAGTCCTTCTGACGTTAAAGCTGGCGGACCAACCTCCGAGGCCCCCTCCCCTCTCGTACGCCCGGATTAAATCGATCTTGTCGGCGGCGAGGAGGGCCCACTGGGCCAGAGACAAATATCTAGGCGACTGCGAAATACCCTGGAGGGAGTTGCTCGAGGGGAGGATCCAGTTGAGCGAGTCGGAGAGGCCTACGCCGACGCCGGGCACCACCTACTTCGCAGTGGCCGGGAGGGAGATGACTATCTCGGCTATACAGAGCCTCTACTACGCCTTCGGCTCAAGGTACGTCGAGAGGAACGGAGTTGTTTTAAACAACAGAGCCAGCGACTTCACCGATGGGCCGAACAAGCCCGGGCCCCGCAGGAGGCCGGCGCACACGCTCTCGGCGGTGATTGCGCTTAGGGGGGACCGGGCAGTCGCGCTGGGCGCCAGCGCGGGGCACTATAGGCCTGTGATCTATGCTCAGCTGATCCAGAACTTGCTCTACTACGGTATGGAGCTGAGGAGGGCCGTCTGGGCGCCGAGGTTCATATGGGTCGAGGGATGGAGGGCCGAGGCCGAGCGGGGGTTCGAGGAGGGCCCCGGAGTCCACATAGTCGACTATCCCTCGAGGATGGGCGTGGCTGCCGCCGCAGTGAGGGAGGGAAAAAGGGTGGGCGCCGCCTCGGACCTGAGGGGGGATGGGGCGGCGTTGGCGAAATAA
- a CDS encoding PaREP1 family protein, whose amino-acid sequence MEFVEIKIPKPVYELLSRRGVDVEAEVLDKLLSELDPPEEAAERVRLAERFYAEAMQYAERGDPVQASEKLYKAAEECVKALATWFKTPEAAEARREGRWWTKLLARAAKTLSAILNQPQINIGWSAAYDLHVHEAALAVEHVKAAAPQIEKLLETAKALLRSSHT is encoded by the coding sequence GTGGAGTTTGTAGAAATCAAGATCCCGAAGCCGGTCTACGAACTGCTGTCTAGACGCGGCGTTGACGTAGAGGCCGAGGTTTTAGACAAGTTGTTGTCTGAACTGGACCCGCCTGAGGAGGCGGCGGAGAGGGTTAGGTTGGCAGAGAGGTTCTACGCCGAGGCTATGCAGTATGCCGAGAGGGGTGACCCCGTGCAGGCAAGCGAGAAGCTGTATAAAGCCGCTGAGGAGTGCGTAAAGGCTCTGGCTACGTGGTTCAAGACTCCGGAGGCGGCTGAGGCAAGGAGAGAGGGGAGGTGGTGGACTAAGCTCCTGGCCAGAGCGGCGAAGACCCTCAGCGCCATATTGAACCAGCCCCAGATCAACATCGGCTGGAGCGCGGCGTACGACCTACACGTCCACGAGGCCGCGTTGGCTGTGGAGCACGTCAAAGCCGCCGCGCCGCAGATAGAGAAGCTCCTGGAGACGGCTAAGGCCCTGCTACGGAGCTCTCACACGTAG